The Macaca fascicularis isolate 582-1 chromosome 11, T2T-MFA8v1.1 genomic sequence GAGCAACAGGAACCCTCATTCATCACTGCGGGGGATGCAAAACAGTACCGTCAGGGAGGAAGGCAGTTCGGCAGGTTTTTTTATAAAACTAACTATATTCTTACTACATGATCAAGCAATCACACTTCGTGATATTTACCCAGAGGAATTAAACATTTACGTCTACAGAAACACCTGTCCACAgatgtttatagaagctttattattattacttttgcgatggagtctcactctgtctcccaggctggagtgcaatggcatgaactcagctcactgcaacctccacctcccagggtcaagcgattctcctgcctcagcctcctgatcagctgggattacaggagcctgccaccatgcccggctaatttatttatttttttgagatggagtctcactctgtcacccaggctggagggcagtggtgtgatctcggctcactgcaacctccatctcctaggctccagtgactctcctgcctcagcctcccgagtaccagggattacaggggcacgccaccatgcctggctaatttttgtatttttagtagagatgaagtttcaccatgttggccaggctggtctcgaactcctgacctcaggtgatccgctggcctcagcctcccaaagtgctaggattacaggcgtgagccaccatgcctggcctctatgtcaattttttttttttttttttgagatggagtctcgccctgttgcccaggctggagtgcagtggccagatctccgctcactgcaagctccgcctcccgcgttcgcgcaattctcctgcctcagcctcccgagcagctgggactacaggcgcccgccacctcgcccggcttattttttttgtatttttagtagagacggggtttcaccgtgttagccaggatggtctcgatctcctgacctcgtgatccgcccgtctcggcctcccgaagtgctgggattacaggcttgagccaccgcacccggcctctgtgtcaatttttaaagtatgtgtatatatacacatatacaaacatatacatttgattacacatgcatgtacatacattcacatacacatatacGTGCCACTCTGGAATCAGAATACTCTAATTCCAGAGCGTTCTAATTCTGGTTCTGCTATTCACTAGGTTTATGACTCTAGATAGGTTCCTATaccactgagcctcagtttccttatctgtaaaatggggataataataccttaAGCAGTCAGCAAAGATGTCAGTGCTGGCTGGCAGCACACGTTGATTCAGTACTTTCTGGTAAATATTCTCGCTGCTGCTCCCTGTGGTGACTGAGCCCAGAGTGTCTGGAAGGGGGAGGGGGTCCATGGAGAGGGCCAATCTAAACTGATTAgcaggccgggcgctgtggtctcagttccagaccagcctggccaacatggcgaaatctcgtttctactaaaatacaagaactttgggaggccgaggccgaggcggctggatcacgaggtcaggagattgagaccatcctggctaacacggtgaaaccctgtctctactaaaaatacaaaaaaaaaaaaaaaaaaaaaattagccgggcgtggtggggggcgcctgtagtcccagctactcaggaggctgaggcaggagaatggtgtgaacccgggaggcggagctggcagtgagccgagatcgcgccactgcactccagccagggtgacagagtaagactccgtctcaaaacaaacaaacaaacaaacaaaaaacaaaaaaaatagctgggcgtggtggcgcgtgcctataatcccagctactcggcgaggctgaggcaggaaaattgcttgaatccgggaggcagaggttgcagtgagccgagatagcgctactgcactacagcctgggtgaaattccatctcaaaaaataaataagtaaataaataaactgatacATAGTACACGCTCATCTTGCAAACTGCTGCAAAGGGAGAGGGGATGAGGATGGGGTGGGGTACTGCATGTGCCAGGCCTGCCTGGTGGCTGGCTGGGGAGCCGACCTGCTCTGGGCCTCCTGGGGGAAAAAGGGCAGTTAGGCGGGTAATGACCACTGAGCAGGAGAAATGGAACCTTTCCTAGATAGCAGGGCCTCTCGCTATCACTGGGCAATCAAGACGACTGTAAAACTTTAAACACCTTCTCGGGCCGGGCAGCTCTGCACGAGAAAACCCCAAATCCCACATACTCCCACCACTCCCAGAAGCCCTGTGGTGGTGAACTGGGGAACTCAGAGGGCAGGCTGTTGGGTTCAAACGCCATATTTGTCCCTTACTGGATGTGTGACCTGCGGTGGGTCCCTgtgcctctctgggtctcagtttccccatctgtaacacGGCGATGTAATAGTACCTAGCTCAAAGGTTTAATGCTGGCAGATCACTGAGCAAAGGTGCGAGGACGGAAGAGGCTCGGTCTGCAGGACTTGTCATTTGTTGGCCGCGGTGAGACCACGCCCCGTCGCCATCCCACATCTGACCCCGCCCTCCCGCGTCCATTGGGAACGCCACCGGAAGTAACGCGAGGCGGAACGTTTTAGCGGAGACACTCACTGGAGCAATCTGAGGTACTCCAAGAGACTGTGGCGGAGGGACCGGAAGCGCCAGGCAGGGACCCGGGGTAGATGCTAAATCCAAACTCAAACGCACAGGTCTGGATGATTGAAGCAGCGGCGGGAACTAGTAGGACCTCCGAGCTCTTTAAACTGTCCTCAGCCTTCCCCGTGGGCTCGGCCGGTTCTCCACAGGCTCCGAGCAGAAGAGGGGCCGACGTTTAAGTCAAAGGCCTTGGGGCTCCGAGTCCCTCCCTCTCCCCGTCCTGTGAACGCGCGACCCAGTTCAGCTGTCTGTAAAGTGGAGCCATTAGTCCCTGCCTCGTGGTGGGAAAACTGAGAGGCGGAACGAGGGGGCCGCCGGTCCCAACCCGTCCCAGGAGCATCTTTCTCCGCAGACCGTTTCCTGGCGAGGTGCATCTTCGTCCTTTTCCGCCCTTGGGAACTTACAGCGGCCCCTTGGCCGCTGGTTCCGCACCTCCCGCGGTTGGGGCGTACCCGGAAGTGCCCCTGCGGAAGCGGGCAGGGCCGTGGGCGCTTCACTATGGCGACGGTGGCGGCTCCGCGGCGCTTCTGCCGCTGCGCCTGCTTCTACACGGATAACTTGTACGTGGCGCGCTATGGGCTGCACGTGCGCTTCCGAGGCGAGCAGCAGCTGCTCCGGGACTACGGCCCGGTGAGTGGCCGCTGTTGTCCCTACGGAGCAGTGGGCAGAGAGGGGCAGTGGCGGAGGGAAGTTCGTCCCCAAGGTCGTTTGCTTCCCTTCGGCGCGCACCGCATCCTTAAATACAAGAATGACggcctctctgtacctcagttttctcaccgtAAAGGGGTAATAGTATCTCTCTGTGAGGTTGTGAGGAAGGAATGAACACGCATGTAGAGGGCTTAGGACAGGGCCGGGCTCAGCTTGCCACCTTATAGCAACACCAGCCCGGAGCCCTGCCGTCAGCTTGACAAGGTTCCGGAGTTCATCCTCTCCATGATCCTTTGAGGTTGGGGCTCCTCTCCCCATTTTAagcaggggaaactgaggcttagtgaaGGGACTTCCTAAGGGCGTACAGTAATGCTCAGTGTTCTTTCTGCTCCCAGATCCTGCGCAGCCGAGGCTGTGTTAGCGCCAAGGACTTCCAGCAGCTGTTAGCAGAGGTACCAGTCCCCTGCCCCTGCACAGCTCCTCCTTGTTAGATTTGTGTCCGCAGCTTGAGGGGTCCCCTAGCCTCAGTCCCTGATCCCTGAAGGATCACTTAGGCCCTCActttcctccttcctgcccccCACTCATCCCTCCACACCTGGGTCTTGGCaccaggagagagaaggggaaatgcTGAGTTGCCTAGTCATGCCGTTCTTAACACCTCTGCGAGATAAGCACAAGCACCACCCTCATTTTGGATTGAGAAGCTGAGGCTTAAAGAAGGATCACTTgcccaagctttttttttttgacatggagtcttgctctgtcgcccaggctggagtgcagtggcgcgatctcggttcactgcaaactccgcctcccgggttcacgccattctcctgcctcaggctcccgagtagtggggactacaggtgcccgccaccaagcccggctaattttttgtattttttaatagagacagagtttcaccatgttagccaggatggtctcgatctcctgacctcgtgatccaccctcctcggcctcccaaagtgctgggattacaggcgtgagccaccgcccccggccactTGCCCAAGCTTTTACAGCAGGAGCGGATGCGATCCTAGCCGTGGCTTCCAGACCCCTGGGCTCCTCACACCTTCCCACATACCCCGCAGGCTGCTGCCAGGGTTGCTGACCCacccctcctcccccttcccctggaGTCAGTGGTGGGAAGCTTCCCAGGAGAGTCCTCAGCAACCTCTGGAACACAGGAGTTGGCCATGACTGTCTCCCTCCCCTGTGTGGGCCCAGATGGTTGAGGTACATCTAGGGGTTCTCATCCCAGCTAGGCTCAGGTTGGGCAGCCTGAAACAGGATGGGTCTCCTTCTAGAAGTCCCTTTCAGCTAACAATCTGGAACTTGCAATTGACACAGATAGATTCAGGAGTGTAGGCTAGACTTGGCTTCCAGCCTGGGCCCTGTCTGGCGttcctgggcttcagtttcttcatctgtacagTGGCCTCAGGAGGATGGGAGGCCCCACCTGGTAACAGCCTTGTGCCACCCCAGCTGGAGCAGGAGGTGGAGCGGCGGCAGCGGCTCGGGCCGGAGTCAGCGGCTAGGAAAGCCCTCATCGCGAGTTCCTACCACCCAGCGCGGCCTGAGGTCTATGACTCACTGCAGGTACCAGCCAGCCAGAGTGCTTGAAGGCCGGTACTGGAAAGAGGAGGCAGCATCCAGGGCTGAGGGGCTGCCTGTCCCATAGCTGGTGTGTTCTGCCCCCAGGATGCAGCTCTGGCCCCCGAGTTTCTGGCCGCGGCTGAGTACAGTGTGTCCCCGGGCGCAGACCTCAAGGGCCTTCTCCAGCGGCTGGAGACGGTATCAGGTGAGGTCCTAGCCCTGAGACCTGGCAGGACCAGGGGATGGCAGCCTGGGAAACCTGGGTGTGGGATACTGGGGTCCCTCCAGCCACCATCTCTGCCTCCAAAAACCAAAGCAGCAGGAGCTGGAAGGGTCAGTGGGACCAGCCTGCCAGGAACAGGACATCTGCATTCATTCAATACCTGCCATGAGCCTGGtatcttcattccttccttcacaCCTTCCTTCGTGCCCTCATCCAGCAAATAGTAGGTATTTGTGTCAAATGTGGGACAGCTGGCACACTGAAACAAGGCTGAtccaagatcttttttttttttttgagacagagtctcgctctgtcgcccaggctggagtgcagtggccggatgtcagctcactgcaagctccgcctcccgggtttatgccattctcccgcctcagcctcccgagtagctgggactacaggcgcccgccacctcgcccggctagtttttgtgtcttttttagtagagacggggtttcaccatgttagccaggatggtcttgatctcctgacctcgtgatccgcccgccttggcctcccaaagtgctgggattacaggcttgagccactgcgcccggccgatccAAGATCTTAAAGGGACCACTGAGACAGGTGTGGGCAGGGTAAAGGGACCAGTAAGGAATGGCAAAGCCCCGCCCCCCAGGGCTGGCAACGGGAGGGAGCAGTTACCACCTGGAGTTGTGGCTCTGGGCAGAGGCCTGGAGCCATGCCAGACTCCAAGTAGGGCAAAAAATGCCCCATTTCTCCTCTTACCTTTGGATTTCCTGCTGGGCTTACTTATTGGCTAAACCCAGCAGGAAATGCTGGGCAAGGGAGGTTTGCGTATTGTTTAacctctgtgactcagtttcctcatctgtaaaatgggagcaaCAGTAACCCCCTCTCTTAAGGCACCGTGATGATCAAGTGAGTTAATCTACATAGAGTGCCTGACACAGGCCCGTACCTAGTGTTTGGAAAGTGTTTCCTCTTACTGGCACTGATAGCCTGGGCTAGGGGCTCCTGTGGGAGACAGATATGTTTCCCCTCATGGAGGCTGTGCTTTGTTAGGGGGCATGGGTGGAAGGaactcccctcctcccagcctgggGGTGCTCTCCTCATTGCCTTCCACTCCCCggcagctgagattgtgctgagGCTGTTGGCTGGGGCAGGGCCCAGGCTGCGAGGTGGCCCCATTGGGGGCACACTAGCCCTGCACCCCTGGGCACTGGTGCATCTGCCAAGAAATGTTTAGGTTTCCATTCTCAGCCTGGCTTCTTCCCCCTCCAGGACCCAGCAAGAAAGAACAGCCTCTCCTGGCCTTCCTGCTGGGGGACAGAGGCTCCCAGAGCCACTTCTGAGTTGGGGTACAGACCTCGGTGGCTCATCAGGTGAAAGGAGGTGCAGAGAGCCTGAAGTTGGCTCTGTGATCCCAGCTTGGTCGTCACTGGCCTGCCGGGTGTCGCTGGGCTACTTCCTTTCCCTCTATGGGCCTCAGGACCCATATGGGAGCTCCCAGGGCCAGCCCTGTGGACACTTGTGGAGTCTGGGGAATGGTTCCGGGCATAAGTAGGGGGGCATGGGAATCAGCCTCCCCTGCTCCTCATGTTACTTCAGTCATCACAACAGCCCTGAAAAGCGAGGGCCTTATCCCCATGGCACaggtgatgaaactgaggcttgggggaGTGAACAGACACGCCCAGACTCACATGGTTCACGGGAAGACTGAAGCCCAGGCTTGGCCGGCCCACAGCCACATTCAGGCCAACAGACCATCCCTCCTTCCACAGGGGAGAAGCGCATCTACCGGGTGCCTGTGTTCACAGCACCCTTCTGCCAGGCCCTGCTGGAAGAGCTGGAGCACTTCGAGCAGTCGGACATGCCTAAGGGGAGGCCCAACACCATGAACAACTACGGGGTGGGTGAGGCCTGGCCAGTGGCAGAGGAGGGGGTGGCTGAGGTCAGGAGGCAGTGTTGGAGGTGCTGCAGATGGGCTGCCTGCCCGGGCTGCGAAAGGTCACAGTGGGATCATGGCGGAGTGGAAGCCCAGGGTTGCAGCCCCCTAGTTTCCTTGCTGACCCCAGGAATCCCCTCCCAGGTGCTACTGCACGAGCTCGGACTGGACGAGCCGCTGATGACACCACTGCGGGAGCGCTTTCTGCAGCCACTGATGGCCCTGCTGTACCCTGACTGTGGCGGGGGCCGGCTCGACAGCCACCGGGCCTTTGTGGTCAAATACGCACTGGGCCAGGACCTCGAGCTGGGCTGCCACTATGATAATGCCGAGCTCACCCTcaatgtggccttgggcaaggtCTTCACAGGGGGCGCCCTGTATTTTGGGGGCCTCTTCCAGGTGAGTGTGTGACCCATGCGGCAGGACCTGGGGCAGCTGTGAGTGCCCAGGCCTGAGCCGTGCCATCTGCAGGCACCCACAGCCCTGACGGAGCCCCTGGAGGTGGAGCACGTGGTGGGCCAGGGTGTTCTCCACCGTGGCGGCCAGCTACATGGGGCCCGGCCCTTGGGCACTGGTGAGCGTTGGAACCTGGTCGTCTGGCTCCGAGCCTCTGCCGTGCGCAACCGCCTCTGTCCCATGTGCCGCTGTGAGCCCGACCTGGTGGATGATGAGGGCTTCAGTGATGGCTTCACCCGAGAGGAGCCGACCGCGGTGGATGTGTGTGCGCTCACCTGAGGCTGCTTGGGCCCAGTGTGGGGGTGGCAGGGCAGGTGAGGGCTCTGTCGCCTTGGGCTGGGGGCAGAAATAAACTCCCCGCAGCCTACCGCATTTCTTGGCTCGAGGCTGTGCCAGCTTCTGGGTCATCCTCTGGGCAAACAGGCTGCCTTAGTTCAGGTTTGTCGGAAGCAGAGTGGAATGAGGCTTCGGCAAGGGAGTGAGggaagcaggggaggggagggagcagcTGGGCAAGGAGGTGGCTTCAGAGGAAGTCCAGCCTCAGCAGGACCCGCAAAGAGCTCCAGGCACAGCCCACAGTACCACAGTGTGCCCACACCATCGGTTGGCTCCCAGATGAGGAGGCCAGAGAGGGGTGAGTAACTTCCCATGCACTTATCTCCAGGGCAGGGTACCTTCCAGTAGCCAAGGGAAGCTTCCAGAGACAGCACAGATGTGAACCCTCAGCAGCAGGCATCCCCCCCAGTGGCTCGGTGGGCCACCAGTAGCATCTTCTAGATGGCAGAGGGGGAATGGCAGGGccaggagccaggctgcctgTGTTCCCACTCTGCTGCTGCCACTTCCAGCTGTGTGGCTCTGGATGAGCCTTTGCCTTTTGGTGCCTTGGTTTCCGCATTTAGCACCTACTTCCTAGAGCTGTTTTGAGAGTCAGATACGCCGATGTATCTATATAAAGTGCTTTGCAAGAGCCCTTTGTGTTTGCGGCTGTCATTATTGTGGAAGAGTTGCTACTTGGGGGCCTGAAATCGGATGAAGCGCACAGCCACGATTTGGGTTACACATTTGAAAATCAGGGGGCTTCCATATTGCAGTCTTGAGTTCGGTCTCCCTGGGAAGGTGGGGCCACCAGCCCCATGCCCCTGTTGCACGGATCAGCTGGAGCAGAATCCCGGCTTCCCTCCGGATGGGCCTGGGTCCATGCCCGCGCTCACTGCCAAGATCTCTCTGGCCCCTACGGACACGAGTTTGCGACCTCTGAGTCACTGGGTGGGCTCGTCGGAAAGACCCGGGCGTCTCACTCTGGAGCTCACAGTCGTACGGAGAAGACAGCACCAGCCGGGGAGGAGGGCGGCGCGCGCGAGGGTCGCCTTCTTCCCAGGGCACCGGGGGCGTGGGTGCTGCGGGAGCGCACCGAAAGGGCAGCCTTGGAAGCGGGCGCAGCTTCGGCAGACACAGGCCTGAGGGGCTGCGGAGCTCGAGGGCCGGCGCTAGGCTGCAGCGCACGGCCTCGCCCCGGCGCCCCTCCTTGCCTCTGCGGGAGGTGGGCGCGCCCAAGACGGAACCTGGGGCGTCAGAACGAAAGGCAGTGGCGCCGCGCTTCCCGGCCGGACAGCCTCCAGCGCAGCGCCCCGGCCGGAAGCCTTCTCGCCGCCGCTTCCTCTCGAGAAGGCGTGGGGCGGGCTGTCCGGCCCGCAGGGCGGTCAAGGTGGGAACGGAACAGCCCCAGGGGACCCCTTGAGGCGGCGAGGGCGCTAGGCTGGAGGGTAGGAGAGCGCGGGAAAGCGCCCCACACGCCACTCGCGGCGGACTGCGGCTGGTTCCCAGGGGCTCCAAGCCGGGTGTGCGGGCGTGGGGCCTCCGGGTGGGGGCGCGCCCTTAATAGGCGCCGCTGCGGGAACTGGAGTCGGTATGAGAAGCCGGAGTCCCCAGCATTGGGGGTGGGTGAGGGTCGCTTATTTTCCCGGGGCGGTGACGGGTACTGGGCGCCGCGAGGCCCCAACCCCGCTAGAGCCGCCCTTGGAGCCCGCCCGTGGCCGGCTTGGGGGGCTTCGGCTCAAGCGCTTCCTCCCCGTCGCTAGCCCGCGGCGCCATGGCTCACGTCGGCTCCCGCAAGCGCTCGAGGAGTCGCAGCCGGTCCCGGGGACGGGGGtcggaaaagagaaagaagaagagcaGGAAGGACGCCTCCGCATCCCAAGGTCGCAAGGCCAGCACGGCCCTCGGGGCGGAGGGTGAGGACCACAGGCATCGGGGAGAGGAGGCACAGCCACTTCCCGGGGAAGTCGGGGCGAGCAGCGGTCGGGGACGCTCAGTCATGCCTCTGTGCATCCGGGCCTGAGATGTGAGGGCCAGGCGCCACGGGAGCCGGGAAGGGGCTCCTCCGGGAAGCTCCATCTCTGTTCTGGAAAGCCCCGCAGGAGGCGCTCACCCTGTAGATGGTCTGTGCCTGCCCCAGGCCAGAGTAGGGGACGAAGGTTTACCTCTTCCCCTCCTGGCCTTCTAGCCTCACCTTCTCCCTGCATCACAGAGAGAAGCAAGCACAAGGCCCGGAGGAGACCACGatccagctcctcctcctcctcttccagttctagctcctcttcttcctcctcgtcctcctcctcttcctccagtgATGGCCGGAAGAAGCGGGGGAAGTACAAGGacaagaagaggaggaggaagaagaagaagaagaagctgaAGAAGAAGGGCAAGGAGAAGGTGGAAGCACAGCAAGTGGAGGCTCTGCCGGGCCCCTCGCTGGACCAGTGGCACCGATCAgctggggaggaagaggatggCCCAGGTACTGTGCTGCCCAGCACCTGAGAGGGAGAAGGTCCCTTCCCAAGGCCTGGCCACCACCTCCATCTTCCCTTCCAGTCCTGACGGATGAGCAGAAGTCCCGAATCCAGGCCATGAAGCCCATGACCAAGGAGGAGTGGGATGCCCGGCAGAGCATAATCCGCAAGGTGGTGGACCCCGAGACGGGGCGCACCAGGTGGGGAGCCCTCGGCCTGACTTACACCGCGGGGTCTGGGAGTGTTGGCCGAAGATGTGAGGAGCTGGGCCGGGTGGGGGTGCTGCTGCCTGAAAAAGGCCAGATGTGGGCAAAAAACCATCACTGCGAGTAAGCAGTTGTAGGGGCTGGAAGGGCCTGGAGGAGGCTTTTCAAAGGGCTGTTGTTGGCGGGGCTGAGGCTGTCAAGGTGGAGCCCAGCTCGGCTGCCTTTATCAGGGAGAGTGGGTGAGGGCCCAGAGTCTGCCCACTCAAGGCTGTGGGGCAGGAGCCTGGGACCCCTCTGCCGGCTGCTTCTGGTTCTGCTCCTTTGGCATTAGGGGAGCTGCCTATTCCTTGCTGAATGGagaccctcccacccccaggctAATTAAGGGAGATGGTGAGGTCCTAGAGGAAATCGTAACCAAAGAACGACACAGAGAGATCAACAAGGTGGGTGTGGCCCCTCTGCCTGCCATCCACCCCCAGCTCTGTTTGTGATATCCCCCTCCTCCTGTGTGCTTTCTTCCCCAGCAAGCCACCCGCGGGGACGGCCTGGCCTTCCAGATGCGAGCTGGGTTGCTTCCCTGAGGGCCCCGGCTGGCCAAGGCCTGTGGACGGTGCTGGCGACCCGGCCTGGGCAGGCTTCAGGGTGCCAGTGGGAAGCCTGATGAGTGCTGGTGGCCTTTTCCCCGTGGATTGGCCTCTGGCCCAGCCCAGCCTCTTCTcaggggcagggggtggaggATGGGGTCACCAGCCTGCTCGGCACCCCCATCTGAAACAGCGACACTTCTAAGCTATTAAAGGTTCTTTGGTTAGAGACTTTCTCTGTTCTGTGTCTTTTTGTGCTGAGGGGGAGGGAAGGGTGCTACATGACTGCCAGGGGAAAACAAGGGCTCCGGGAGCTTTCGGGAAAAGCTGGGGTGTCCTCTGGTGGTAGTGAGCACAGGCCACACCAGCGCCTGAGCCCTCCTCATCTTCAGGTCAGCCTGCCTGGACCAGACCCCATGCCAGCTGAACCCCAAACCCAGAGAGCTGGCTCTGAAATGCCATGCCCTGAGGCATGGAGAGAAACAGCTTCCCCTGCCATGTTCATTCCACAGATCACAACAGTGCAGAGCCAGGTGCTGGGGCCGGGTGGCCTGTGTGGGAGGCCTGGCTCCTACTGCCCAGCTGTGTCCTCCATTCTGAAGCAGGGAGGCTCACAGCACCCGCTTCACGGGGGGTCTGTGAGGGCAAACTGAGTTCCAGCCCAGGAAGGAGCTAGAATCAGGCTAGGCCCAGAGTCAGCCCTGCATGAATGTGTTGGCGTCACTGTGAATGTCACTAGCGTTACTGTTCCAGGCCCCCATCCCACCATGCCCCACGGTCGCCAGTGCAGTGAAGAGACCCAGAAGGAAGCCTTCCCGCTTCTTTAATTGGTGTAACAGACATGACGTTGTATACAGAGCACACTCAGGCCCAATGATGCAGGGACAGCAGGGACGGGTGGGGAGAGTGGGGATGCTGCTCACACATGGCCCAGAGAGACAGATGGCACATGGACAGACCAGACAGGAGGGGCTGAGACGTGAAGGCTGTGACGGGGCGGGCAGTGGGACTCAGACCGAgccagggaggggtgggggtctCTGCGGAATCCCTCTTTAGAAATCAAAGAGAAGGCAGGTggtggggcctggggcctgggggtGTGGTGGGAGTGGGACTAAGGCTTCTATTCTAACAGGCCTGGGGGTGGCAGTCAGCAAGGCCTGCCTCACCCTTTGGTTATGACTGGTCAGGCCTGAGCCCTGCAGCTCAGCACCCAACTCTGTAaacatttttggtatttttaaaggaCGTTGCCCTCCCTCTCTCAGTTTCAGAAAGACCGGTGCTTCCTCAAGAGGAGAATGTGCCAAAAGGAATCTGAAGGGAGGAGGAAAGCAGACCTGGATACAGAAGAAACTTCCCATGGGGGGCGGGCTGCCCACCTCGCCATCTATGGCTGAGGGCCGCTGGGAGAGCCCCAGGGGACTATTGCTGTTGTCCTTGGCATGGCTGGCGGCTGGGCAGGCAGGTGGGGAGCGAGGAGCCGAGGAGCCGTAGGGGAGCTGCCCCCTAGGGAGAGGCTGGGCCCAATGCCCACAGGGCCT encodes the following:
- the OGFOD2 gene encoding 2-oxoglutarate and iron-dependent oxygenase domain-containing protein 2 isoform X1, whose amino-acid sequence is MATVAAPRRFCRCACFYTDNLYVARYGLHVRFRGEQQLLRDYGPILRSRGCVSAKDFQQLLAEWPQEDGRPHLVTALCHPSWSRRWSGGSGSGRSQRLGKPSSRVPTTQRGLRSMTHCRMQLWPPSFWPRLSTVCPRAQTSRAFSSGWRRYQQELEGSVGPACQEQDICIHSIPAMSLVSSFLPSHLPSCPHPANREKRIYRVPVFTAPFCQALLEELEHFEQSDMPKGRPNTMNNYGVLLHELGLDEPLMTPLRERFLQPLMALLYPDCGGGRLDSHRAFVVKYALGQDLELGCHYDNAELTLNVALGKVFTGGALYFGGLFQAPTALTEPLEVEHVVGQGVLHRGGQLHGARPLGTGERWNLVVWLRASAVRNRLCPMCRCEPDLVDDEGFSDGFTREEPTAVDVCALT
- the OGFOD2 gene encoding 2-oxoglutarate and iron-dependent oxygenase domain-containing protein 2 isoform X4; the encoded protein is MPKGRPNTMNNYGVLLHELGLDEPLMTPLRERFLQPLMALLYPDCGGGRLDSHRAFVVKYALGQDLELGCHYDNAELTLNVALGKVFTGGALYFGGLFQAPTALTEPLEVEHVVGQGVLHRGGQLHGARPLGTGERWNLVVWLRASAVRNRLCPMCRCEPDLVDDEGFSDGFTREEPTAVDVCALT
- the ARL6IP4 gene encoding LOW QUALITY PROTEIN: ADP-ribosylation factor-like protein 6-interacting protein 4 (The sequence of the model RefSeq protein was modified relative to this genomic sequence to represent the inferred CDS: inserted 1 base in 1 codon), producing MKRTATIWVTHLKIRGLPYCSLEFGLPGKVGPPAPCPCCTDQLEQNPGFPPDGPGXHARAHCQDLSGPYGHEFATSESLGGLVGKTRASHSGAHSRTEKTAPAGEEGGAREGRLLPRAPGAWVLRERTERAALEAGAASADTGLRGCGARGPAPLLASAGGGRAQDGTWGVRTKGSGAALPGRTASSAAPRPEAFSPPLPLEKAWGGLSGPQGGQARGAMAHVGSRKRSRSRSRSRGRGSEKRKKKSRKDASASQGRKASTALGAEERSKHKARRRPRSSSSSSSSSSSSSSSSSSSSSSSSDGRKKRGKYKDKKRRRKKKKKKLKKKGKEKVEAQQVEALPGPSLDQWHRSAGEEEDGPVLTDEQKSRIQAMKPMTKEEWDARQSIIRKVVDPETGRTRLIKGDGEVLEEIVTKERHREINKQATRGDGLAFQMRAGLLP
- the OGFOD2 gene encoding 2-oxoglutarate and iron-dependent oxygenase domain-containing protein 2 isoform X2 — encoded protein: MATVAAPRRFCRCACFYTDNLYVARYGLHVRFRGEQQLLRDYGPILRSRGCVSAKDFQQLLAELEQEVERRQRLGPESAARKALIASSYHPARPEVYDSLQDAALAPEFLAAAEYSVSPGADLKGLLQRLETVSGEKRIYRVPVFTAPFCQALLEELEHFEQSDMPKGRPNTMNNYGVLLHELGLDEPLMTPLRERFLQPLMALLYPDCGGGRLDSHRAFVVKYALGQDLELGCHYDNAELTLNVALGKVFTGGALYFGGLFQAPTALTEPLEVEHVVGQGVLHRGGQLHGARPLGTGERWNLVVWLRASAVRNRLCPMCRCEPDLVDDEGFSDGFTREEPTAVDVCALT
- the OGFOD2 gene encoding 2-oxoglutarate and iron-dependent oxygenase domain-containing protein 2 isoform X3; this encodes MTHCRMQLWPPSFWPRLSTVCPRAQTSRAFSSGWRRYQQELEGSVGPACQEQDICIHSIPAMSLVSSFLPSHLPSCPHPANREKRIYRVPVFTAPFCQALLEELEHFEQSDMPKGRPNTMNNYGVLLHELGLDEPLMTPLRERFLQPLMALLYPDCGGGRLDSHRAFVVKYALGQDLELGCHYDNAELTLNVALGKVFTGGALYFGGLFQAPTALTEPLEVEHVVGQGVLHRGGQLHGARPLGTGERWNLVVWLRASAVRNRLCPMCRCEPDLVDDEGFSDGFTREEPTAVDVCALT